A portion of the Anabas testudineus chromosome 22, fAnaTes1.2, whole genome shotgun sequence genome contains these proteins:
- the tmem229b gene encoding transmembrane protein 229b produces MVTLETPEAPVPLTPLSRWYLYAIHGYFCEVMFTAAWEFVVNCNWKFPGVTSVWALFIYGTCILIVERMYLKLRGRCPVLLRCIIYTLWTYLWEFGTGLLLRQFNACPWDYSEFRYNFMGLITAEYAVPWFCASFIVERLVIRKTLRLRFHEGPEDGWSNHRLDAGGGGRGAGTLGGGRRRERSRGMENNANGYLKGE; encoded by the coding sequence ATGGTGACCTTGGAAACCCCAGAGGCTCCAGTGCCTCTAACACCTCTATCGCGCTGGTACCTCTACGCCATACATGGCTACTTTTGCGAGGTCATGTTCACTGCTGCCTGGGAGTTTGTGGTGAACTGTAACTGGAAATTCCCCGGTGTGACCAGTGTGTGGGCGCTGTTCATCTACGGCACCTGCATCCTCATCGTTGAGCGCATGTACCTGAAGCTGCGCGGCCGCTGCCCTGTGCTGCTGCGCTGCATCATCTACACCTTATGGACGTACCTGTGGGAGTTCGGCACAGGGTTACTGCTGCGCCAGTTCAACGCCTGTCCCTGGGACTACTCCGAATTCCGCTACAACTTTATGGGACTGATCACGGCTGAGTATGCCGTGCCCTGGTTCTGCGCCTCCTTCATTGTGGAGCGTTTAGTTATTCGCAAAACGCTGCGCCTTCGCTTCCATGAGGGTCCTGAAGACGGCTGGTCAAACCATCGGTTGGATGCAGGGGGTGGTGGAAGAGGCGCAGGAACTTTGGGgggtgggaggaggagagaaaggagcagAGGGATGGAAAATAATGCTAATGGCTACCTTAAAggggaatga